Proteins encoded together in one Deinococcus hopiensis KR-140 window:
- a CDS encoding response regulator transcription factor encodes MRLLLIEDDPRIAGPTVAALRETGYAVTWRQTGPEGLEEALLGEYPLIVLDVMLPGLDGFAVAQQVRAAGVGAAILFLTARGELGDRVKGLDLGGDAYLVKPFAVPELLATLRALSRRERGQGAARVTFAGGRGLLDTVARTASWEGQEAAVTAREYALLETLALAPDRWFTREELLDRVWGPDFGGEARIVDVYVRYLRRKLAPEAISSERGRGYRVER; translated from the coding sequence ATGCGCCTGCTGCTGATCGAGGACGATCCCCGCATCGCCGGGCCGACGGTGGCCGCCCTGCGTGAGACTGGTTACGCGGTCACATGGCGGCAGACCGGACCCGAGGGGCTGGAAGAGGCCCTGCTGGGCGAATACCCCCTGATCGTACTGGACGTGATGTTGCCCGGCCTGGACGGCTTTGCGGTGGCCCAGCAGGTGCGCGCGGCCGGCGTGGGCGCGGCCATCTTGTTCCTGACCGCACGGGGCGAACTCGGGGACCGGGTGAAGGGGCTGGACCTCGGCGGTGACGCCTACCTCGTCAAGCCCTTCGCGGTGCCCGAACTGCTCGCCACCCTGCGGGCGCTATCCCGCCGGGAGCGGGGACAGGGAGCGGCGCGCGTGACCTTTGCTGGAGGCCGGGGTCTGCTGGACACCGTGGCCCGCACCGCCTCGTGGGAGGGGCAAGAGGCCGCCGTGACTGCCCGCGAGTACGCCCTGCTGGAAACGCTGGCCCTCGCGCCGGACCGCTGGTTTACGCGGGAAGAACTGCTGGACCGCGTGTGGGGGCCGGATTTCGGTGGTGAGGCCCGGATCGTGGACGTGTATGTGCGCTACTTGCGCCGCAAGCTGGCACCCGAGGCAATCAGCAGCGAGCGGGGGCGGGGCTACCGGGTGGAGCGGTAG